Proteins encoded within one genomic window of Brachybacterium avium:
- a CDS encoding adenosine deaminase, translating into MELSPALVAALPKVALHDHLDGGLRPGTVLELSRELGLEVPGLEDPAGATRAADGSDGAQPVGDAEDVRKVADWFHAAADSGSLPEYLSTFEHTVALMQTAPQLRRIAREFVEDMVADGVVYAETRWGPHQHTAGGLSLDEAVQAVQDGLDEGVAAAAESGRRIVVGQLLCYLRHREPTEDLVDIAIARRGTGVLGLDLAGPEAGFPASWFRAQFERAREHGVRVTIHAGEAEGPSSIADALDCGAERIGHGVRLLEDLEEETGPASPQLGHTAARVHEAQICLEVCPSSNLQTGAAADYPSHPVGPLHRLGFAIALSSDNRLMSRTRTSREMLLVAQTFDWSLTDLEQVVLTGLDAGFAPTEQRQALRDEVVLPAFRAVHEADQHQAEHPDPGAGPNPDEKLEI; encoded by the coding sequence ATGGAACTCTCTCCTGCCCTCGTCGCGGCGCTGCCGAAGGTCGCGCTCCACGATCACCTCGACGGGGGGCTGCGCCCCGGCACCGTGCTCGAGCTGAGCCGTGAACTGGGGCTCGAAGTGCCTGGATTGGAGGACCCGGCCGGCGCGACCCGTGCGGCCGACGGCTCCGACGGGGCTCAGCCGGTCGGCGATGCCGAGGACGTCCGGAAGGTCGCGGACTGGTTCCACGCCGCCGCCGATTCCGGCTCGCTGCCCGAGTACCTCTCCACCTTCGAGCACACGGTCGCCCTCATGCAGACGGCCCCGCAGCTGCGGCGCATCGCGCGCGAGTTCGTCGAGGACATGGTCGCCGACGGAGTGGTCTACGCCGAGACCCGCTGGGGCCCGCACCAGCACACCGCCGGCGGGCTCAGCCTGGACGAGGCCGTGCAGGCGGTCCAGGACGGGCTCGACGAGGGGGTCGCCGCGGCCGCGGAGTCCGGGCGACGGATCGTGGTGGGCCAGCTGCTGTGCTATCTGCGTCATCGCGAACCCACCGAGGACCTGGTCGACATCGCGATCGCTCGCCGCGGCACCGGTGTGCTGGGCCTGGACCTGGCCGGTCCGGAGGCCGGGTTCCCGGCCTCCTGGTTCCGTGCCCAGTTCGAGCGCGCCCGCGAGCATGGCGTGCGGGTGACGATCCACGCGGGCGAGGCCGAGGGCCCCTCCTCGATCGCCGACGCCCTGGACTGCGGCGCCGAGCGGATCGGGCACGGCGTTCGGCTGCTGGAGGACCTCGAGGAGGAGACGGGCCCGGCCTCCCCGCAGCTCGGGCACACCGCCGCGCGGGTGCACGAGGCGCAGATCTGCCTGGAGGTGTGTCCCAGCTCGAATCTGCAGACCGGCGCCGCTGCGGACTACCCCTCCCATCCCGTCGGCCCCTTGCACCGCCTGGGCTTCGCGATCGCGCTCAGCAGCGACAACCGCCTGATGAGCCGCACCCGCACCTCCCGGGAGATGCTGCTGGTGGCGCAGACCTTCGACTGGAGCCTGACGGACCTCGAACAGGTCGTGCTCACCGGGCTCGATGCGGGATTCGCCCCGACGGAGCAGCGCCAGGCGCTGCGGGACGAGGTGGTGCTGCCGGCCTTCCGTGCCGTGCACGAGGCGGATCAGCACCAGGCCGAGCACCCGGATCCGGGTGCCGGCCCGAATCCGGACGAGAAGCTGGAGATCTGA
- a CDS encoding potassium transporter Kup: MPEDTSRSPRSDEPHPTQEERPDPADGHAPSAPSPASASAVSPTTPPGPVAQSTRRRARQRPQQHSHEHRRLDHRGVPRPRQPVPLMMLGALGVVFGDIGTSPLYAMQTVFSSHHNAVAPTQSDVLGVVSMVTWCLITIITVTYIGLIMTANNQGEGGILALTALVLRKLGPEASPREAGIALVLGVLGAALFLGDSLITPAISVLSAFEGIEVTGTVPNAVILPAALIVLTALFAVQRWGTGRIGRSFGVVMAVWFLTLAAMGLPHVLAQPTILRALSPTYAVAFMVDRPLVAFIAMGAVVLTITGAEALYADMGHFGHHPIALAWGCLVLPALLLNYFGQGALVLSDPDTIANPFFSLVPEGLRIPLVILATMATVIASQAVIAGAFSVARQAMRLSLLPRLKITQTSSIHGGQIYVGTVNLLLFLGVVTLVLVFQHSSALAAAYGVAVTTTIILVLALFLLYARQILRRPLWQVALLAVIVGGLELVLLAATLIKIPDGGWLPLLIAAMLTTIMLTWRRGARLVAERRKEMEGPLEDFITRCARTVPRVPGLAVYPHAEPTTVPLALRTGVQMHHVLHEHVVILTLEHHGVPHVHRDDRVHVNVLGDGSDGLVQVIYQVGFHDSQDVPAALRAAVEQHGRRGHDRPADGLAYIPELDLDLDDAIYVLSMLRLEKAPGGGTAAQAGGMPRWQRALFRQLNRTSAQRTLVLHLPTTRTVVLGAETEL; the protein is encoded by the coding sequence GTGCCCGAGGACACCTCGCGCTCGCCCCGCTCCGACGAGCCCCACCCCACGCAGGAGGAGCGCCCCGATCCGGCCGACGGCCACGCGCCGTCGGCCCCGTCGCCCGCCTCCGCGTCGGCCGTCTCCCCGACGACCCCACCGGGCCCGGTCGCGCAATCGACCCGCCGACGCGCGCGTCAGCGCCCCCAGCAGCACTCCCACGAGCACCGGCGCCTCGACCATCGGGGCGTGCCGCGGCCTCGTCAGCCGGTGCCGCTGATGATGCTCGGTGCACTCGGCGTGGTGTTCGGCGACATCGGCACCAGCCCCCTGTACGCGATGCAGACGGTCTTCTCCTCCCACCACAACGCGGTCGCGCCCACGCAGTCCGATGTGCTCGGGGTGGTCTCGATGGTCACCTGGTGCCTGATCACCATCATCACCGTGACCTACATCGGGCTGATCATGACCGCGAACAACCAGGGCGAGGGCGGAATCCTGGCGCTGACCGCGCTGGTGCTGCGCAAGCTCGGCCCGGAGGCGAGCCCCCGGGAGGCGGGCATCGCGCTGGTGCTGGGGGTCCTCGGCGCCGCCCTGTTCCTCGGCGACTCGCTGATCACACCCGCGATCTCGGTGCTCTCCGCCTTCGAGGGCATCGAGGTCACCGGCACCGTCCCGAACGCGGTGATCCTGCCCGCTGCGCTGATCGTGCTCACCGCCCTGTTCGCCGTGCAGCGCTGGGGCACCGGCCGCATCGGCCGCTCCTTCGGCGTGGTCATGGCGGTCTGGTTCCTGACCCTCGCCGCGATGGGGCTGCCGCACGTGCTCGCCCAGCCCACGATCCTGCGCGCCCTGTCCCCCACCTACGCGGTCGCGTTCATGGTGGACCGGCCGCTGGTCGCCTTCATCGCGATGGGCGCGGTGGTGCTGACCATCACCGGCGCCGAGGCGCTGTACGCGGACATGGGCCACTTCGGCCACCACCCCATCGCGCTGGCCTGGGGCTGCCTGGTGCTGCCGGCGCTGCTGCTGAACTACTTCGGGCAGGGGGCGCTGGTCCTCTCCGATCCGGACACGATCGCGAACCCCTTCTTCTCGCTGGTGCCCGAGGGGCTGCGGATCCCGCTGGTGATCCTCGCGACGATGGCCACCGTGATCGCCTCCCAGGCCGTCATCGCCGGAGCGTTCTCCGTGGCCCGCCAGGCCATGCGGCTCTCCCTGCTGCCGCGGCTGAAGATCACCCAGACCTCCTCCATCCACGGCGGACAGATCTACGTGGGCACCGTGAATCTGCTGCTGTTCCTCGGAGTGGTCACCCTGGTGCTGGTGTTCCAGCACTCCTCCGCCCTCGCCGCCGCCTACGGCGTCGCGGTCACCACGACGATCATCCTGGTGCTGGCGCTGTTCCTGCTCTATGCGCGCCAGATCCTGCGCCGGCCGCTGTGGCAGGTGGCGCTGCTCGCCGTGATCGTGGGCGGGCTCGAGCTGGTGCTGCTGGCCGCGACCCTGATCAAGATCCCCGACGGCGGCTGGCTGCCACTGCTGATCGCCGCGATGCTGACCACGATCATGCTCACCTGGCGGCGCGGGGCCCGCCTGGTGGCCGAGCGGCGCAAGGAGATGGAGGGCCCGCTGGAGGACTTCATCACCCGCTGCGCCCGCACCGTGCCGAGGGTGCCGGGGCTGGCCGTCTACCCGCACGCCGAGCCCACCACGGTGCCGCTCGCGCTGCGCACCGGGGTCCAGATGCACCACGTCCTCCACGAGCACGTGGTGATCCTGACCCTCGAGCACCACGGAGTCCCGCACGTGCACCGCGACGACCGGGTGCATGTGAACGTGCTGGGCGACGGCTCCGACGGACTGGTGCAGGTCATATACCAGGTCGGCTTCCACGACTCGCAGGATGTCCCCGCCGCGCTGCGCGCCGCCGTGGAACAGCACGGCAGGCGCGGCCATGACCGCCCCGCGGACGGCCTCGCCTACATCCCCGAGCTCGACCTCGACCTCGACGACGCGATCTACGTGCTCTCGATGCTGCGCCTGGAGAAGGCGCCGGGCGGCGGCACCGCCGCCCAGGCAGGTGGGATGCCGCGCTGGCAGCGGGCGCTGTTCCGGCAGCTGAACCGGACCTCGGCCCAGCGCACCCTGGTGCTGCACCTGCCCACCACGCGCACCGTGGTGCTGGGAGCGGAGACCGAGCTGTGA
- a CDS encoding galactokinase family protein, whose product MTPTPVTWAMPGRIEVLGKHTDYGGGRVLVCAVDRGITVRAEETTGLPGTLEAVSDAYPGALHLEADALPALPAGHWGRYVHTVLARLTDNFGPLRPARLTVSSDLPPASGMSSSSAMITGAAMALADLNGLPETAAWTSQLPDRMALAGYAASIENGKSFGTLAGRPGVGTSGGSLDHTGMLASEEGLISYAEFDPMRVIDRVALPSGWSFVVAVSGVLAEKTGGAQELYNRGPALLADLTARWNRETGRSDATLQAALRCLVGPDLDSPLLPGTELTAPLPAGGEASPLARDERLAPLRRLAAEGVERDRLDQFLLESAVLVPRAQAALRDGDLEAFAAAATTSQRLAETHLRNQVPQTIELARSAEQLGARTASAFGAGFGGSVWALVPTADADGFAAAWRERYLRTEGAPETASTLVTRPGAPGRRMDPATV is encoded by the coding sequence GTGACGCCCACCCCCGTCACCTGGGCGATGCCCGGGCGGATCGAGGTGCTCGGCAAGCACACCGATTACGGCGGCGGGCGGGTGCTGGTCTGCGCGGTGGACCGCGGGATCACCGTCCGCGCGGAGGAGACCACGGGACTTCCCGGCACCCTCGAGGCGGTCAGCGACGCCTATCCGGGCGCGCTCCACCTCGAAGCCGACGCACTGCCGGCGCTCCCGGCAGGACACTGGGGGCGCTACGTCCACACCGTCCTGGCCCGGCTGACCGACAACTTCGGCCCGCTGCGCCCGGCCCGGCTCACGGTCTCCTCCGACCTGCCGCCGGCCTCGGGCATGTCCAGCTCCTCGGCGATGATCACCGGCGCCGCGATGGCACTCGCGGATCTGAACGGCCTGCCCGAGACCGCGGCCTGGACTTCCCAGCTGCCGGATCGGATGGCACTGGCCGGGTATGCCGCCTCGATCGAGAACGGCAAGAGCTTCGGCACCCTGGCGGGCCGGCCCGGCGTGGGCACCAGCGGCGGCTCCCTGGACCACACCGGGATGCTCGCGAGCGAGGAGGGGCTGATCTCCTACGCGGAGTTCGACCCGATGCGGGTCATCGACCGGGTCGCGCTGCCGAGCGGATGGTCCTTCGTGGTCGCCGTCAGCGGCGTGCTCGCGGAGAAGACCGGCGGCGCCCAGGAGCTCTACAACCGGGGACCGGCGCTGCTGGCCGACCTCACCGCACGGTGGAACCGCGAGACGGGCCGCAGCGACGCCACCCTGCAGGCGGCGCTGCGCTGCCTGGTGGGGCCGGATCTGGACTCCCCGCTGCTGCCGGGGACGGAGCTGACCGCTCCGCTGCCCGCGGGCGGCGAGGCCTCGCCGCTGGCGCGCGATGAGCGGCTCGCGCCGCTGCGCCGCCTCGCCGCCGAGGGCGTGGAGCGGGACCGGCTGGACCAGTTCCTGCTCGAATCCGCGGTGCTGGTGCCGCGCGCCCAGGCGGCGCTGCGGGACGGGGACCTCGAGGCCTTCGCCGCCGCGGCGACCACCTCGCAGCGCCTGGCCGAAACGCACCTGCGCAATCAGGTCCCGCAGACCATCGAGCTGGCGCGCAGCGCCGAGCAGCTCGGTGCCCGCACTGCCTCCGCCTTCGGCGCGGGCTTCGGCGGGAGCGTCTGGGCACTGGTCCCGACGGCCGACGCGGACGGTTTCGCCGCCGCCTGGCGGGAGCGCTACCTGCGCACCGAGGGTGCACCGGAGACGGCCAGCACCCTGGTGACCCGGCCGGGAGCGCCGGGCCGGAGGATGGACCCGGCCACGGTCTGA
- a CDS encoding phosphoglucomutase/phosphomannomutase family protein, with product MIKFGTGGWRAIIGDEYTRENVRLLAQALADRMHAEDVVERGLVISYDRRFLSDVSAWWAIEVLAGNGIPVRVITRPVPTPMCMWTVQQTGAAYGIAVTASHNPALYNGLKIFTEGGRDADLGVTDALTEHVATLSAKDVRSLAPHEVHDSELVTEQSSINWYLDAIIDQLDLEAIRHAHLNIVLDPMFGVAQTSLQTILVSARCQVEVINARHDPLFGGRMPSPAEGSMTPLRQAVLEQGADLGIATDGDADRLGIIDDQGNYLSPNQVLVLLYEYLLTGKGWRGPVVRNLSTTHLLDRVAAAHGEVCHEVPVGFKWISAKMIETDAVIGGESSGGLTVRGHIPGKDGIQAAGLLVEMVARSGKKLSQLYAELVERHGSLVMEEAAYGYTPERREELQKRIFVEHELPGFDREIDRISWEDGCKVYFADDSWLTIRFSGTEPVIRVFSEAETAEEAQQLSRTIADHYDLGA from the coding sequence ATGATCAAGTTCGGCACCGGTGGCTGGAGGGCCATCATCGGGGACGAGTACACCCGCGAGAACGTGCGCCTGCTGGCCCAGGCGCTCGCCGATCGGATGCACGCCGAGGACGTCGTCGAGCGGGGACTGGTGATCAGCTACGACCGCCGGTTCCTCTCCGACGTCTCCGCTTGGTGGGCGATCGAGGTGCTCGCCGGCAACGGCATCCCGGTGCGGGTGATCACCCGCCCGGTGCCCACCCCGATGTGCATGTGGACGGTGCAGCAGACCGGCGCCGCCTACGGCATCGCCGTCACCGCCTCCCACAACCCGGCCCTGTACAACGGGCTGAAGATCTTCACCGAGGGCGGGCGCGACGCCGATCTCGGGGTGACCGACGCGCTCACCGAGCACGTGGCGACCCTGAGCGCGAAGGACGTGCGCTCCCTGGCCCCGCACGAGGTGCACGACAGCGAGCTGGTGACCGAGCAGAGCTCGATCAACTGGTACCTCGATGCGATCATCGACCAGCTGGACCTCGAGGCGATCCGCCACGCGCACCTGAACATCGTGTTGGATCCGATGTTCGGCGTGGCCCAGACCAGCCTGCAGACCATCCTGGTCAGCGCCCGCTGCCAGGTCGAGGTGATCAACGCTCGCCACGACCCGCTGTTCGGCGGCCGCATGCCCTCCCCGGCCGAGGGCAGCATGACGCCGCTGCGCCAGGCCGTCCTCGAGCAGGGCGCGGATCTCGGCATCGCCACCGACGGCGACGCCGACCGCCTGGGCATCATCGACGACCAGGGGAACTACCTCAGTCCCAACCAGGTGCTGGTGCTGCTGTACGAGTACCTGCTCACCGGGAAGGGGTGGCGCGGGCCCGTGGTCCGCAACCTCTCCACCACCCATCTGCTGGATCGGGTCGCGGCCGCGCACGGCGAGGTCTGCCATGAGGTGCCCGTCGGCTTCAAGTGGATCAGCGCGAAGATGATCGAGACCGATGCGGTCATCGGCGGCGAGTCCTCCGGCGGCCTGACGGTGCGTGGCCACATCCCCGGCAAGGACGGCATCCAGGCGGCCGGTCTGCTGGTGGAGATGGTCGCCCGCTCCGGCAAGAAGCTCTCCCAGCTCTATGCGGAGCTGGTGGAGCGCCACGGCTCGCTGGTGATGGAGGAGGCCGCCTACGGCTACACCCCCGAGCGCCGCGAGGAGCTGCAGAAGCGGATCTTCGTCGAGCACGAGCTGCCGGGCTTCGACCGCGAGATCGACCGGATCTCCTGGGAGGACGGCTGCAAGGTCTACTTCGCCGACGATTCCTGGCTGACGATCCGCTTCTCGGGCACCGAGCCCGTGATCCGGGTGTTCTCCGAGGCGGAGACCGCCGAGGAGGCGCAGCAGCTCTCCCGCACCATCGCCGACCACTACGACCTGGGAGCATGA
- a CDS encoding sugar phosphate nucleotidyltransferase, translated as MMTPTITTAVVLARGLGTRMRAEGQSSLSAEQAAAAASGHKALMPIGEHRLIDYSLSALADAGIRKAVLVVAPEHEDFTRHLAELAPTRLEVVLAVQEEPLGTADAVSSAREAVGAEPFIMVNGDNLYPGEGIGHLLQAEGNALLGFERSALVTGSNIAADRIAAFALIEQTDGRLEQIVEKPDAEAIEAAGPDALVSMNCFAFTAEIFAACARIEPSPRGELEIVDAVRELGTVQVLPFAGGVMDLSRRDDIDEVQRRLAGVEVSL; from the coding sequence ATGATGACCCCCACCATCACCACTGCAGTCGTCCTCGCCCGTGGCCTCGGGACCCGCATGCGGGCCGAGGGCCAGAGCAGCCTGAGCGCCGAGCAGGCCGCGGCTGCGGCCTCGGGCCACAAGGCACTGATGCCGATCGGCGAGCACCGCCTGATCGACTACTCGCTCAGCGCCCTCGCCGACGCCGGGATCCGCAAGGCGGTTCTCGTCGTCGCCCCCGAGCACGAGGACTTCACCCGTCACCTCGCCGAGCTCGCCCCGACCCGCCTGGAGGTGGTCCTCGCCGTCCAGGAGGAGCCGCTGGGCACAGCCGACGCCGTCTCCTCCGCCCGCGAGGCCGTGGGGGCGGAGCCGTTCATCATGGTCAACGGCGACAACCTCTACCCCGGCGAGGGCATCGGCCACCTGCTGCAGGCGGAGGGCAACGCCCTGCTCGGCTTCGAGCGCTCCGCCCTGGTCACGGGCAGCAACATCGCCGCCGACCGCATCGCCGCCTTCGCCCTCATCGAGCAGACCGACGGCCGGCTCGAGCAGATCGTGGAGAAGCCCGACGCCGAGGCCATCGAGGCCGCGGGCCCGGACGCCCTGGTGAGCATGAACTGCTTCGCCTTCACCGCGGAGATCTTCGCGGCCTGCGCCCGGATCGAGCCCTCGCCCCGCGGGGAGCTGGAGATCGTCGACGCCGTGCGGGAGCTGGGGACGGTCCAGGTGCTGCCCTTCGCCGGCGGTGTCATGGACCTCTCGCGCCGCGACGACATCGATGAGGTCCAGCGCCGCCTGGCCGGCGTCGAGGTCTCCCTGTGA
- a CDS encoding ROK family transcriptional regulator produces MTVSGSSSRGAGRGSRRAVPVGHAAMRSANLSLLLRHLHTRGGRSRATLAQETGLSKASVTSLVSDLAERGLVQEGRVERRGTVGRPGTEVRISPQHVAGIGLELNVDYLAVCLRDLAGEVRFTSSVPMPYVRDDGVADGRSYPPGLVLDHVAQQLTESFERAAREGLWVAGITIAPPGPIDYEGVSVRVASNLGWTDVPLGEELTARLGPDHPVLALENDAKLSALAEAPRLARRGISDLVYLTGDMGVGAGIIAEGRLIRGWSGFSGEVGHIGLDPAGVACRCGRRGCWETMVGFDTVLAVLDEGDPARSGRLPMLERLEHLRVRLEAGDPRLDERFTLLVDDLVRGAGVLVDVLNPQAIVLGGYFGYFADLLVGPVQSGLDARLLAADGRVEVSGSALGLEAAAIGGAAAALERVLEDPLLAPPLSTDATA; encoded by the coding sequence ATGACGGTGTCAGGCAGTTCTTCGCGCGGGGCGGGGCGCGGGAGCCGCCGGGCGGTGCCGGTGGGTCATGCCGCGATGCGCTCGGCCAACCTCAGCCTGCTGCTGCGCCACCTGCACACCCGCGGCGGCCGCTCCCGCGCGACCCTCGCCCAGGAGACGGGGCTGTCCAAGGCCTCGGTGACCTCGCTGGTCAGCGATCTGGCCGAGCGCGGGCTGGTGCAGGAGGGTCGGGTGGAGCGCCGGGGCACGGTGGGCCGGCCGGGCACCGAGGTGCGCATCTCGCCCCAGCACGTGGCCGGGATCGGGCTCGAGCTGAATGTCGACTACCTCGCCGTCTGCCTGCGGGATCTCGCGGGGGAGGTCCGCTTCACCTCCTCGGTCCCGATGCCGTACGTCCGGGACGACGGGGTGGCGGATGGTCGGTCCTATCCGCCCGGCCTGGTCCTGGACCACGTCGCGCAGCAGCTGACCGAGAGCTTCGAGCGCGCCGCCCGGGAGGGGCTCTGGGTCGCCGGGATCACCATCGCACCGCCCGGCCCGATCGACTACGAGGGCGTCAGCGTGCGCGTCGCCTCGAACCTGGGCTGGACGGATGTGCCGCTCGGCGAGGAGCTCACCGCCCGGCTCGGCCCCGACCATCCGGTGCTCGCCCTGGAGAACGACGCGAAGCTCTCGGCGCTCGCGGAGGCGCCGCGACTGGCCCGGCGCGGCATCTCGGATCTGGTCTATCTCACCGGCGACATGGGCGTCGGCGCGGGCATCATCGCCGAGGGCCGGCTGATCCGCGGCTGGTCCGGGTTCTCCGGCGAGGTGGGGCACATCGGCCTGGACCCGGCGGGGGTGGCCTGTCGCTGCGGGCGCCGCGGCTGCTGGGAGACGATGGTCGGCTTCGACACCGTGCTCGCCGTCCTCGACGAGGGCGACCCCGCCCGGTCCGGACGCCTGCCGATGCTCGAACGGCTCGAGCATCTGCGGGTGCGGCTGGAAGCGGGTGATCCGCGCCTGGACGAGCGCTTCACGCTGCTGGTGGACGATCTGGTGCGCGGCGCCGGCGTGCTGGTGGACGTGCTGAACCCGCAGGCGATCGTGCTCGGCGGCTACTTCGGGTACTTCGCGGACCTGCTGGTGGGTCCGGTGCAGTCCGGCCTGGATGCGCGGCTGCTCGCCGCCGACGGACGGGTCGAGGTCAGCGGTTCCGCGCTCGGCCTGGAGGCCGCCGCCATCGGCGGCGCTGCGGCGGCGCTGGAGCGGGTGCTCGAGGATCCGCTGCTCGCCCCGCCCCTGAGCACCGACGCCACAGCCTGA
- a CDS encoding glycosyltransferase family 4 protein encodes MRLLLLTHYYGPEFGAPQRRWSALIKRFIAAGHPVTVAAPVPHYPAGRPTPTQRRSHRVGSVERGRHGEVILRTAYLRHSADIASRTADHLVAAADALRRLRRRFARPGTRPDVIIATAPAIPTLMVGRALSLLWDVPLVVEMRDAWPDLVTHVGPAGALDPEAVHALRRGAARRALSWVVALVKGRVHREVTGWQSGARGVVTTTGRFAEVLRERGVEPVEVVRNGTDLSLVQRQHDHLRGDHPELRCLYLGNMGRSQGLDTVIRAAAALRREGVDVQVRMVGHGVEAPALAALAYELDAPVEVIPRIPHREVGAQYAWADTVIVSLRDWQPFAWTVPSKLYEILATGRHITALLDGEAADVVREAQAGDVLPPEDMPALVGLWRELAADRARTAVRASGRAWVADHADDEVLARRYLEILQRVTQD; translated from the coding sequence ATGAGACTGCTGCTGCTCACCCACTACTACGGGCCGGAGTTCGGGGCCCCTCAGCGCCGCTGGTCGGCCCTGATCAAGCGCTTCATCGCCGCGGGGCACCCGGTCACGGTCGCTGCGCCGGTGCCTCACTACCCGGCCGGTCGCCCCACCCCCACCCAGCGTCGCAGCCACCGGGTGGGCTCGGTCGAGCGGGGGCGGCACGGCGAGGTCATCCTGCGCACCGCCTACCTCCGGCACAGCGCGGACATCGCCTCCCGCACCGCGGACCACCTGGTCGCGGCCGCCGATGCGCTGCGACGGCTGCGACGCCGCTTCGCCCGGCCCGGCACCCGGCCCGATGTCATCATCGCCACCGCCCCGGCGATCCCCACCCTGATGGTGGGCCGGGCGCTGTCACTGCTGTGGGACGTGCCGCTGGTGGTGGAGATGCGTGATGCCTGGCCGGATCTGGTCACCCATGTCGGTCCCGCCGGTGCGCTGGACCCCGAGGCGGTGCATGCGCTGCGGCGCGGTGCGGCGCGACGGGCGCTGTCCTGGGTGGTGGCGCTGGTCAAGGGCAGGGTGCACCGGGAGGTGACCGGCTGGCAGAGCGGCGCCCGGGGCGTGGTCACCACCACCGGGCGGTTCGCCGAGGTGCTGCGCGAGCGCGGGGTGGAGCCGGTGGAAGTGGTGCGCAACGGCACCGACCTCTCCCTGGTGCAGCGCCAGCATGATCATCTTCGCGGCGACCATCCCGAGCTGCGCTGCCTGTACCTGGGGAACATGGGCCGCTCGCAGGGCCTGGACACGGTGATCCGAGCCGCTGCCGCACTGCGCCGGGAGGGCGTGGACGTGCAGGTGAGGATGGTGGGCCACGGCGTGGAGGCACCCGCGCTGGCGGCACTGGCCTACGAGCTCGACGCGCCCGTCGAGGTGATCCCGCGGATCCCGCACCGCGAGGTCGGCGCGCAGTACGCCTGGGCCGACACCGTCATCGTCTCGCTGCGCGACTGGCAGCCCTTCGCCTGGACCGTCCCCTCGAAGCTCTACGAGATCCTCGCGACCGGGCGGCACATCACCGCGCTCCTGGACGGGGAGGCGGCGGATGTGGTGCGGGAGGCGCAGGCGGGCGATGTGCTCCCGCCCGAGGACATGCCCGCACTGGTCGGGCTGTGGCGGGAGCTGGCGGCAGATCGGGCCCGCACGGCGGTGCGGGCCAGCGGCCGTGCCTGGGTCGCAGACCATGCCGATGATGAGGTGCTGGCCCGTCGTTACCTGGAGATCCTCCAGCGGGTCACGCAGGACTGA
- a CDS encoding TetR/AcrR family transcriptional regulator: MFSDRVGEELADGGSVEMGAGPLSRALRTLDAITASELEIDGPPGAVAGAVAPEVAEPLQGERTVGRPASSSRREEILDAAAALFAERGYHGASLRDISRRVGISHPGMLHHFASKEALLGAVVDRLEAHAQGLLDSVEVLQSSPSPWSQRWPGRGIRGSTRWRCCPRSALRW; encoded by the coding sequence TTGTTCTCCGACCGCGTCGGCGAGGAGCTCGCGGACGGCGGATCCGTGGAGATGGGCGCGGGGCCGCTGTCCCGCGCCCTGCGCACCCTGGACGCGATCACGGCCTCGGAGCTGGAGATCGACGGCCCGCCGGGTGCAGTGGCCGGGGCTGTGGCCCCGGAGGTCGCCGAGCCGTTGCAGGGGGAGCGCACGGTCGGCAGGCCCGCGTCCTCCAGCCGCCGCGAGGAGATCCTCGACGCCGCCGCCGCCCTGTTCGCCGAGCGCGGCTACCACGGCGCGAGCCTGCGCGACATCTCCCGTCGGGTGGGCATCTCCCATCCGGGGATGCTGCACCACTTCGCCTCCAAGGAGGCGCTGCTGGGAGCGGTGGTCGATCGGCTCGAGGCGCATGCGCAGGGGCTGCTGGACTCCGTCGAGGTGCTGCAGTCCTCCCCCAGTCCCTGGTCGCAGCGCTGGCCGGGCCGTGGGATCCGCGGGAGCACTCGATGGCGCTGCTGTCCACGCTCAGCGCTGAGGTGGTGA
- a CDS encoding PRC-barrel domain-containing protein has product MDPELRARAQRRRMQGLAGVTVHGSDGKTVGRVRDVYLRDATGELAAISVMPRQLSTRSVLIPAAAIAALPGTLEELAAPHRPAAEEAPGKGTGDILQLRVDAATAKAGTPPPLTLHTTPEDLQEAAAALRLEDGPAGA; this is encoded by the coding sequence ATGGATCCTGAGCTCCGCGCCCGGGCGCAGCGGCGCCGGATGCAGGGCCTGGCCGGGGTGACCGTGCACGGCAGCGACGGGAAGACCGTGGGCCGGGTGCGGGACGTCTACCTCCGCGACGCCACCGGTGAGCTGGCGGCGATCTCCGTGATGCCGCGGCAGCTCAGCACCCGCAGCGTGCTGATCCCGGCCGCCGCGATCGCGGCACTGCCGGGGACGCTCGAGGAGCTCGCCGCCCCGCACCGCCCCGCTGCCGAGGAGGCCCCCGGGAAGGGCACCGGCGACATCCTGCAGCTGCGCGTGGACGCCGCCACCGCGAAGGCGGGCACGCCACCTCCGCTGACCCTGCACACCACACCGGAGGACCTGCAGGAGGCCGCAGCGGCACTGCGCCTCGAGGACGGGCCGGCCGGCGCATGA